One Aureibacillus halotolerans genomic region harbors:
- a CDS encoding Cof-type HAD-IIB family hydrolase — MKCIALDMDGTLLGHSHEVEVEEADAIRFARKQGTEVVICTGRSRKEALLPIEKAGLSLPMICVNGAQTWSEDGELLSAVHLETDQFRSVESILTELDIYFEVYATSGNYTTDADKAVSVFIDLLSSFQGKDSDYEQIKKAAQKRINEGSVHIVDDYQDVIGNEGEGFLKVLAFSFDDHKLQKARELLDDIEELAVSSSGKGNLEITNVKAQKGFALAEFVQNKGITLEDTMAVGDNYNDVSMFTLAGKAVAMGNADDTVKSKADEVTLTNDEHGVAHAILNALNVSEKA; from the coding sequence ATGAAATGCATAGCCTTAGATATGGACGGAACATTGCTAGGACATTCACATGAGGTCGAGGTGGAGGAAGCAGATGCTATCCGTTTTGCTCGCAAACAAGGTACAGAGGTTGTCATTTGTACGGGGCGTTCAAGAAAGGAAGCTCTTTTGCCAATCGAAAAAGCCGGTCTTTCACTGCCGATGATTTGTGTGAACGGTGCACAAACGTGGTCTGAAGATGGTGAATTGCTATCTGCTGTTCATTTAGAGACAGACCAATTTCGCTCTGTCGAATCAATCTTAACTGAGTTGGATATTTATTTTGAAGTGTATGCGACGTCAGGCAATTACACGACGGATGCAGATAAAGCTGTGAGTGTGTTTATTGATCTTTTGTCTTCCTTTCAAGGAAAGGATTCGGATTATGAGCAAATCAAGAAAGCAGCACAAAAGCGTATCAATGAAGGATCTGTTCATATCGTAGATGATTATCAGGATGTCATTGGAAATGAGGGCGAAGGGTTTTTAAAGGTATTAGCCTTTTCATTTGATGACCATAAACTTCAGAAAGCAAGAGAGCTTTTGGATGACATCGAAGAATTGGCTGTCAGTTCCTCAGGTAAAGGAAACCTAGAAATTACGAATGTAAAGGCACAAAAGGGGTTTGCACTTGCCGAGTTTGTGCAAAACAAAGGCATTACCCTTGAAGATACGATGGCTGTAGGAGACAACTACAACGACGTTTCAATGTTTACGCTTGCTGGAAAAGCGGTGGCAATGGGCAACGCAGACGACACAGTAAAGAGCAAGGCGGATGAAGTGACGCTCACCAATGATGAGCACGGGGTGGCACATGCCATTTTAAATGCGTTAAACGTTAGTGAAAAAGCGTAA
- a CDS encoding LacI family DNA-binding transcriptional regulator yields the protein MAAKMKEVAKLANVSTATVSRVFHEPERVRQETREKVLAAVAQLNYQPNALARHLRRLKTNIILVVVPDITNTFFSGVLRGIEEIATKNAYRVIVGDAESDPENEYDYVNLLRQKQADGMILLSARMDQGMIEQLAEEYPVVLACDYVKSSTVPIVSIDNELGAKQAVRYLVELGHKHIVHIAGPLHTVLSQDRKRGFLKGMEEASLSVNDGDVVIGHFSYEGGRDAAMSVIQTGKVPDAFFCASDEMAFGVINALHASGYVVPRDVSVIGFDNIPFASIFQPQLTTIAQPMRQIGVKAMEMMLALLEGEALSLRHEVLQEELLVRETTKPNA from the coding sequence ATGGCCGCCAAAATGAAAGAAGTGGCAAAGCTGGCCAATGTGTCCACAGCAACAGTGTCGCGTGTCTTCCATGAACCGGAAAGAGTGCGTCAAGAAACAAGGGAGAAAGTTCTTGCGGCAGTAGCACAGCTGAATTACCAGCCGAATGCACTTGCGCGTCATCTACGTCGTTTAAAGACGAACATTATTTTGGTTGTTGTGCCAGACATTACGAATACCTTTTTCTCAGGCGTACTCCGCGGTATCGAAGAGATTGCGACGAAAAATGCCTATCGAGTCATTGTGGGAGACGCTGAATCTGATCCGGAGAATGAATATGACTATGTCAATTTACTACGGCAAAAACAGGCGGATGGGATGATTTTGCTTAGCGCGCGTATGGATCAAGGTATGATTGAACAGTTGGCAGAGGAATACCCTGTCGTTTTAGCCTGTGATTATGTGAAAAGTTCGACCGTGCCGATTGTCTCCATCGACAATGAGCTTGGTGCCAAGCAAGCCGTAAGGTATTTAGTAGAGCTTGGTCATAAACACATCGTACATATAGCTGGACCATTACATACAGTGTTAAGTCAGGATCGAAAACGTGGGTTTCTGAAAGGTATGGAAGAGGCTTCTCTCTCTGTAAATGACGGTGATGTGGTGATCGGGCACTTCTCTTATGAAGGAGGCCGTGATGCGGCGATGTCAGTCATTCAAACGGGGAAGGTGCCAGATGCTTTTTTCTGTGCTAGTGATGAGATGGCCTTTGGCGTCATAAATGCGCTGCATGCGTCAGGGTATGTTGTGCCTCGTGATGTGTCAGTGATCGGATTCGATAATATTCCGTTTGCTTCGATTTTCCAACCACAGCTCACGACCATTGCCCAGCCGATGAGACAAATCGGCGTCAAAGCAATGGAGATGATGCTTGCGTTATTGGAAGGTGAAGCTCTTTCTCTCCGTCATGAAGTCCTCCAGGAGGAGCTTCTTGTGCGAGAAACGACGAAGCCTAACGCATAA
- a CDS encoding glutamate-5-semialdehyde dehydrogenase, with product MSDLLTKATAAKEARTALASSTTDEKNDALERIAVQLAVDETSILEANSLDLEEGQRQGMSESLQDRLRLTSDRLKEMSSALRELKQLADPIGEEMTTWKRPNGLSIQQVRVPIGVIGMVYEARPNVTIDASSLCLKTGNAVLLRGSSTAIHSNRALVKSIQTALKASALPEGAVQLLEDTSRETAAKMFKLNSHLDVLIPRGSAALIQAVLEQSTVPVLETGAGNCHVFIDSSAQKDMAIAIAVNAKTQRPSVCNAAETLLVHKDWSANYLKALLDDLTANGVEIRGDASIVSFYEEAIPAEEDDWATEYNDLIVTVKMVSDVQEAIAHINTYGTTHSEAIVSETTEHVTSFFQEVDAAALYHNASTRFTDGFEFGFGAEIGISTQKLHARGPMGLLALTSSKYLIEGTGQIKG from the coding sequence ATGAGTGATTTGCTAACGAAAGCCACTGCAGCAAAAGAAGCACGTACAGCTTTAGCTTCAAGCACGACAGATGAAAAAAACGATGCCCTTGAACGCATCGCGGTTCAGCTCGCGGTAGATGAGACGTCCATTTTAGAGGCAAACAGCCTTGACCTTGAGGAAGGACAACGCCAAGGCATGAGTGAATCGCTTCAAGATCGCCTTCGGTTGACGTCAGACCGTCTCAAGGAAATGAGCAGTGCTCTGCGTGAGCTAAAGCAGCTCGCTGATCCAATTGGAGAAGAAATGACAACATGGAAGCGACCGAACGGACTTTCGATTCAGCAGGTTCGAGTGCCCATTGGCGTCATCGGCATGGTGTATGAGGCGCGACCAAATGTCACAATTGATGCCTCTAGCCTATGTTTAAAAACGGGGAACGCCGTTTTATTACGAGGCTCCTCGACCGCCATTCACTCAAACCGCGCGCTTGTGAAATCGATCCAAACAGCTCTTAAAGCTTCTGCACTCCCTGAAGGTGCGGTACAGCTTTTAGAGGACACATCGAGGGAAACCGCTGCAAAGATGTTTAAGCTTAATTCTCACTTAGATGTATTGATTCCTCGTGGGAGTGCCGCTCTTATTCAAGCTGTCCTGGAGCAATCTACAGTGCCTGTTTTAGAAACCGGAGCTGGCAATTGTCATGTATTTATTGATTCATCCGCCCAAAAAGACATGGCCATTGCAATCGCTGTGAATGCCAAAACGCAACGCCCTTCGGTATGCAATGCTGCCGAGACGCTCCTTGTACACAAAGATTGGTCGGCAAATTATCTCAAAGCACTTTTAGACGACCTCACAGCGAATGGCGTTGAAATTCGTGGCGACGCGAGCATCGTTTCCTTTTATGAAGAAGCCATTCCAGCAGAGGAAGACGATTGGGCTACAGAATACAATGACCTAATCGTCACGGTGAAAATGGTTTCTGATGTGCAGGAAGCCATTGCCCACATCAATACGTATGGGACCACCCATTCAGAAGCCATTGTTTCAGAAACAACTGAACATGTGACGTCCTTCTTTCAAGAAGTCGATGCCGCGGCTCTGTATCATAATGCATCAACTCGTTTTACAGACGGGTTTGAGTTTGGCTTTGGCGCGGAAATCGGCATCAGCACGCAGAAACTCCATGCCCGCGGACCAATGGGGCTGCTCGCCTTGACCTCCAGCAAATATTTAATAGAAGGAACCGGTCAAATTAAAGGGTAA
- the proB gene encoding glutamate 5-kinase: MRKKTIVVKIGSSSLTNATGALDVAKLHDHTTAIGMLRRAGHQIVLISSGAVAAGYSLLGYPSRPVTVQGKQAAASIGQVELMRHYSEAFQHENITVSQLLLTRENFSHSQQYRNAHQTLQELLKRGVLPIINENDSVAIDELTFGDNDMLSALVSGLVHAQMTILLTDINGLYDCPPHLFPEAKKYQFLPAVTDELLKAAGKSSSNVGTGGMRSKVEAAKAAMAFGSQVFIGSGSGAEKLLDIIEGKGDGTYIGFQGNSQATTKKQWIAVHSVPKGTLIVDEGAAEAILSKGRSLLRAGVLQMSGAFSAGDVVDVRNPSGQLIARGIASMHSQQEVVQEKSNASDTTAPLIHRNNLVTIQQGEMIHE, from the coding sequence GTGCGTAAAAAAACGATTGTCGTCAAAATAGGCAGTTCATCGCTAACCAATGCGACGGGTGCCCTTGATGTGGCAAAGCTACACGATCATACAACCGCCATCGGCATGCTCAGGCGAGCCGGGCATCAAATTGTGTTGATCTCTTCTGGTGCGGTCGCAGCAGGGTATAGCCTTCTTGGGTATCCAAGTCGTCCTGTGACCGTCCAAGGCAAACAAGCCGCGGCGTCTATCGGACAGGTGGAATTGATGCGGCATTATTCTGAAGCCTTTCAGCATGAGAACATCACGGTGAGTCAGCTTTTGCTCACGCGCGAGAATTTTTCACACTCGCAGCAATACCGAAATGCCCACCAGACGTTGCAAGAGTTGTTGAAGCGTGGCGTGCTTCCCATTATTAATGAAAACGATTCTGTGGCGATTGATGAATTGACCTTTGGGGACAACGACATGCTGTCGGCACTCGTCAGTGGTCTTGTTCATGCACAAATGACCATTTTACTTACGGACATTAACGGTTTATATGATTGCCCTCCCCACCTTTTCCCTGAAGCAAAGAAATATCAGTTTCTTCCTGCGGTGACAGACGAACTACTAAAAGCCGCCGGGAAAAGCAGCAGCAATGTTGGTACGGGCGGTATGCGCTCTAAAGTGGAGGCAGCAAAAGCTGCGATGGCGTTCGGTAGTCAAGTGTTTATTGGCAGTGGGTCTGGTGCTGAGAAATTGCTTGATATTATCGAAGGAAAAGGCGATGGGACGTATATCGGCTTCCAAGGAAATAGTCAGGCGACGACGAAAAAACAGTGGATTGCGGTTCATTCTGTGCCAAAAGGTACGCTCATCGTTGATGAAGGGGCGGCGGAAGCCATTCTTTCAAAAGGAAGAAGTTTGTTAAGAGCGGGTGTGTTGCAAATGAGCGGGGCATTTTCAGCGGGTGATGTGGTGGATGTGCGAAATCCGTCAGGTCAGCTCATCGCTCGAGGCATTGCCTCAATGCACTCACAGCAAGAAGTAGTGCAAGAAAAAAGCAATGCCAGTGATACAACCGCACCATTGATTCACCGGAACAATTTAGTCACTATCCAACAAGGAGAGATGATTCATGAGTGA
- a CDS encoding YcdB/YcdC domain-containing protein: protein MSKKTVLTILTAAIAFPALPTTGAYASETVSSSVANSYVEEPSMPMDRSISSDADGEAKSQAELQAEATVTKDEAVQAAKAFKAIPSSYTLQSVSLHSMGDTPVWNIDWEWQGGEDEEKWGNISVEVDATSKNILTYRHSIPLDEQISQYPPDVEKAEAEKIAQSYLDKEFPSISKELGDVLESEDQRPPLNGRVSYSFTFPQVINGVPFPENHVQVEVRGDGNIESLRIRQRDVQNVQSPGEVLDKEAALAAFQQDVPLQLYYKTFHRGSRSGSDEVTVLAYELAYQSAMFDAKTGDWIRLDGEVIEKENEPVAPLAEEAIAPAPEAKKELSQEQAIKLFKEKAKVSEGFTLENISYDQYDDQASWRMSLTNEKQTISGAIDAKSHRIVDYSFWSHNSEDEQKEPALKKDEAREKAIEAVKNFAPHLLHQLTEHPNRYTIYYNEDEYSFEFARLSDGVIVENQSVNVNIDSHTGELSNYHENWDAGFEGPPKAEAQSAEEVREDIVAPFDINLMYTTIGGEESDEERLQLVYALSGYQDQYETYFDAVKGRYLSIETGSPIIPVENVTDIEGHWAEEALRLLVSYGALNVSEEGLVQPDQELTKGEMVKMMMLVERPDPMYYKESMEADSNASFADVSNASPYFAYVEAAVRQGYLNSEESQNFNPDAVVDREELALFVSRVLGYDELASADDLFKSPFSDTSDIEHLGAAAIVSHFGIMTGIEGKFEPEAEVTRAQAATAFLRLLSVRANQNE, encoded by the coding sequence ATGTCAAAGAAGACTGTACTTACCATCCTTACTGCTGCCATCGCATTCCCTGCATTGCCAACAACAGGCGCTTATGCGTCAGAAACCGTCAGCTCATCAGTGGCGAATAGTTATGTAGAGGAACCCTCGATGCCAATGGATCGCTCCATCTCCTCTGACGCTGATGGCGAAGCAAAGTCGCAAGCAGAGCTCCAGGCTGAAGCCACTGTGACAAAAGATGAAGCAGTGCAAGCGGCAAAGGCGTTTAAAGCAATTCCATCGTCTTACACACTTCAAAGCGTGTCGCTGCATTCTATGGGTGACACCCCTGTATGGAACATTGATTGGGAGTGGCAGGGGGGCGAGGATGAGGAGAAGTGGGGAAACATCTCTGTTGAAGTAGATGCTACTTCAAAAAACATCCTGACCTACCGTCATTCGATTCCTCTCGATGAACAAATTAGCCAGTACCCGCCTGATGTTGAAAAAGCAGAGGCCGAAAAAATCGCGCAGTCTTATTTGGATAAGGAGTTCCCTTCCATTAGTAAAGAGCTTGGCGACGTATTGGAAAGCGAAGACCAACGTCCTCCATTAAACGGGCGTGTTAGCTATTCCTTTACGTTCCCACAGGTAATCAATGGGGTTCCTTTCCCGGAGAACCATGTACAGGTGGAGGTCCGTGGTGATGGAAACATCGAATCTCTTCGTATCCGACAAAGAGATGTGCAAAATGTACAGTCGCCAGGAGAAGTTCTTGACAAAGAAGCAGCATTGGCTGCGTTTCAGCAAGACGTCCCTTTGCAGCTGTACTACAAGACTTTCCACCGCGGGTCACGGAGTGGTAGTGATGAAGTGACCGTGCTCGCGTACGAACTGGCATACCAATCTGCAATGTTTGATGCGAAAACTGGCGATTGGATTCGTTTGGATGGTGAAGTGATTGAAAAGGAGAATGAACCGGTTGCTCCATTAGCGGAAGAGGCGATTGCCCCAGCACCTGAAGCGAAAAAAGAGCTGTCTCAGGAACAGGCCATTAAGCTGTTTAAAGAAAAAGCAAAGGTTTCAGAGGGGTTCACTTTAGAGAACATTTCCTATGATCAATATGATGACCAAGCTTCATGGCGGATGAGCTTAACGAACGAAAAACAGACCATTAGCGGTGCAATAGACGCTAAATCACATCGCATTGTTGATTATTCTTTTTGGAGTCATAATAGCGAAGATGAGCAAAAAGAACCTGCTCTCAAAAAGGATGAAGCAAGAGAAAAAGCAATTGAAGCCGTGAAAAACTTTGCGCCACATTTGCTTCACCAACTTACAGAGCATCCAAATCGATATACGATTTATTATAATGAGGATGAATATTCGTTTGAGTTTGCGCGTTTGTCTGATGGTGTAATTGTTGAGAACCAATCGGTGAATGTCAATATCGATTCGCATACGGGCGAGCTATCAAATTATCATGAGAACTGGGACGCTGGATTTGAAGGACCACCAAAAGCAGAAGCACAATCGGCAGAAGAGGTGCGTGAAGATATTGTTGCTCCATTTGACATAAATCTCATGTACACAACCATTGGTGGAGAAGAAAGTGACGAGGAACGACTTCAGCTCGTGTACGCCTTGAGTGGTTACCAAGATCAATATGAAACGTATTTTGATGCCGTTAAAGGCCGTTACCTGTCCATAGAAACAGGGTCGCCTATTATCCCCGTAGAGAATGTCACAGATATTGAGGGGCATTGGGCAGAAGAAGCCCTGCGTCTCCTCGTAAGCTACGGTGCATTAAATGTAAGTGAGGAAGGCCTTGTTCAACCAGACCAAGAGCTCACAAAAGGCGAAATGGTCAAAATGATGATGCTCGTGGAACGACCAGACCCGATGTACTATAAGGAATCCATGGAAGCTGATTCTAATGCCTCCTTTGCCGATGTCAGCAATGCTTCACCTTATTTTGCGTACGTTGAAGCGGCTGTACGTCAGGGGTATTTAAATTCTGAAGAAAGTCAAAATTTTAATCCGGATGCCGTCGTCGATCGTGAAGAGCTAGCGCTTTTCGTCTCCCGTGTCCTCGGGTACGATGAGCTTGCATCAGCTGATGATTTGTTTAAATCCCCTTTTAGCGATACGAGCGACATTGAACACCTCGGTGCAGCCGCCATCGTGTCCCACTTTGGCATTATGACTGGCATAGAAGGCAAGTTTGAGCCAGAGGCTGAAGTGACAAGAGCACAAGCAGCCACCGCCTTCCTTCGTCTGTTGTCCGTTCGTGCCAATCAGAATGAATAA
- a CDS encoding AAA family ATPase, with protein MEVKRSLTLAIADSDQEYLQSIGQFLRSSEEYKRYQVKFFSNEERLAAYLTSRTKTDVVLSSSDIHIDDELLEKNIRYHAVLSDQPDENTIFKYQPLPQMFRKLVNQYYARNRPIAGAMTGEGKTQVLTVASASGGTGKSTLAVLLASTMASQQYDVLYLSLEEFHLTKMFFQSDEDIDSSPVFYYAKAKPELLDESFENYVVTDDATGVHFFQLADQGSDIRELTAKDTEVFIDAILASEQFDFVIIDGDGSLQDRMVGAFKKSHYILQVLTNDIRSYEKTKQFLEEVQVLTEDPGIDRKIGFIINKFLGEDIDAFEPYGIDIQARFPYVPEWKLVTEAEQLYNSALFMDQVRELFKLMTTVRSNDKVASG; from the coding sequence ATGGAAGTGAAACGTAGCCTCACGCTTGCAATCGCAGATTCTGATCAAGAATATTTGCAATCGATTGGTCAATTTTTACGATCCTCTGAGGAGTATAAGCGTTATCAAGTCAAATTTTTCTCAAATGAAGAGAGACTAGCGGCGTATCTTACATCAAGAACAAAAACCGATGTCGTATTGTCGTCCTCTGATATTCACATTGACGACGAGCTTCTCGAGAAAAACATTCGTTACCATGCGGTACTTTCTGATCAGCCAGATGAAAATACCATTTTCAAGTATCAACCATTGCCGCAAATGTTCAGAAAACTTGTTAATCAATATTACGCAAGGAACCGTCCGATTGCAGGTGCAATGACAGGGGAAGGGAAGACACAAGTTCTCACTGTGGCATCGGCAAGTGGTGGTACTGGAAAGTCTACGCTGGCCGTTTTGCTAGCATCAACAATGGCTTCCCAGCAATATGATGTGTTGTATCTCAGCCTAGAAGAATTCCATCTGACAAAAATGTTTTTCCAGTCAGACGAAGATATTGATTCATCACCAGTGTTTTATTATGCCAAAGCCAAGCCAGAGTTATTAGATGAATCCTTCGAAAATTATGTTGTTACAGATGATGCGACAGGCGTTCACTTCTTTCAGCTTGCTGATCAGGGGTCAGATATTCGTGAATTGACCGCAAAAGACACCGAAGTGTTTATAGATGCCATTTTAGCATCAGAACAATTTGATTTTGTCATTATTGATGGCGATGGATCTTTACAGGATCGAATGGTTGGCGCATTTAAAAAGAGTCATTACATCTTGCAGGTTCTGACAAACGATATTCGAAGCTATGAAAAAACGAAACAGTTCCTAGAAGAAGTACAAGTATTAACAGAGGATCCAGGGATAGACCGCAAAATCGGTTTTATTATTAACAAGTTCCTCGGAGAAGACATTGATGCTTTTGAACCTTATGGAATTGACATTCAAGCAAGATTCCCATATGTTCCGGAATGGAAATTGGTTACTGAAGCAGAACAGCTCTATAATTCAGCTTTGTTTATGGATCAGGTGCGCGAGTTGTTTAAACTGATGACCACGGTGCGAAGCAATGACAAGGTGGCTTCCGGATGA
- a CDS encoding CpaF family protein, with product MKDISLVKQMKDEVMEDLDLTGSTSDEELEAKIEEIIFAYSRDQRFTATQKQQLVDAVFSSFRGLDALQPLLDDPSVTEIMINSHNEVFIERAGQTIQTDVQFPSRARLEDIIQSIVSRVNRIVNESSPIVDARLQDGSRVNVVLPPIALKGPTMTIRKFPEKPVGVEDLIKWRALSAPVASFLEDLVKAKYNVFISGGTGSGKTTFLNVLSNFIPQDERIITIEDSAELQIRNVPNLVALETRNANTEGKGEVTIRDLIRASLRMRPNRIIVGEVRGSEALDMLQAMNTGHDGSLSTGHANSTKDMLSRLETMVLSGASLPVEVIRQQISSAVNIMIHLSRLRDKTRKVVAVSEMLDVVDGEYQMNPLFEFVEERETDDGKIIGDLQPTGNQLQQTLRLKAAGIPVPDVTKLTS from the coding sequence ATGAAGGACATCTCACTCGTAAAGCAAATGAAAGACGAGGTTATGGAAGATCTTGATCTTACCGGATCAACCTCAGATGAGGAATTAGAAGCAAAGATCGAGGAGATCATTTTTGCCTACTCAAGAGATCAACGCTTCACAGCAACACAAAAGCAACAACTTGTCGACGCTGTCTTTTCGTCCTTTCGTGGGTTGGATGCACTTCAGCCATTGCTAGATGATCCATCGGTGACAGAGATAATGATCAATAGTCACAACGAAGTCTTTATTGAGCGAGCTGGTCAAACGATCCAGACGGATGTGCAGTTTCCATCCCGTGCTAGATTGGAAGACATTATTCAGAGCATCGTTTCGCGGGTAAACAGAATTGTCAACGAGTCGTCACCTATTGTCGATGCTAGGCTACAGGATGGTTCGCGGGTAAACGTTGTTCTTCCGCCCATTGCTTTAAAAGGACCGACGATGACGATACGTAAATTCCCCGAAAAGCCAGTAGGGGTTGAGGATTTAATTAAATGGAGAGCTTTATCGGCTCCGGTGGCATCGTTCTTAGAAGATCTCGTCAAAGCGAAATACAATGTGTTCATCTCTGGTGGAACGGGTTCAGGGAAAACAACCTTCCTAAACGTATTGTCAAACTTTATTCCACAAGATGAACGGATTATTACCATTGAGGATTCCGCGGAGCTTCAGATTCGTAATGTACCAAACCTCGTTGCCCTAGAAACGAGAAATGCGAACACAGAAGGCAAAGGGGAAGTAACGATTCGTGATTTAATTCGTGCTTCTCTCCGGATGAGACCAAACCGAATTATCGTTGGTGAGGTTCGTGGCTCGGAAGCCCTTGACATGCTCCAAGCGATGAACACTGGACATGATGGGTCCTTATCCACTGGCCACGCAAACTCCACAAAGGATATGCTCAGTCGACTTGAAACAATGGTTCTCTCCGGTGCTTCGCTTCCAGTGGAAGTCATTCGTCAGCAAATTTCCTCAGCCGTCAATATTATGATTCACTTGTCCAGGCTTCGAGATAAGACTCGTAAGGTGGTAGCAGTCAGTGAGATGCTGGATGTAGTGGATGGGGAATATCAAATGAATCCATTGTTTGAATTCGTTGAAGAGCGTGAAACCGATGATGGAAAAATAATCGGTGATCTTCAACCCACGGGCAATCAGCTCCAACAAACCCTCCGTCTCAAAGCGGCCGGTATTCCTGTGCCCGATGTGACGAAGCTGACGTCGTAA
- a CDS encoding type II secretion system F family protein, producing the protein MDVLILALVAGVIIMLLFAIADRKKKKSEEQPEEEVAPKEKKQLFGKKPKAEEAEKPKKTKKKEPTKKRGPLTQYETNYAEYQLSKAEWLTTIIAVAGLFFLIGIVFYQNAIVGILLSGITFFSPKFRRAQLIVKRKEELSLQFKQALYSLSSSLAAGKSLENAFREVVIDLKLLYPDERTYIIREFELINRKVENGTPIERAVENFAVRSDIDDIQNFSDVITTCKRTGGDLVEVVRRTSTIIGDKLDIQQEITVVVSQKRLESRILNVAPFIMITALSLGSPDYMAPLYEFPGGGPFIMTLAIGVLVFSYWLSQKIMNIKV; encoded by the coding sequence ATGGATGTGCTCATTCTTGCGCTCGTTGCCGGCGTCATTATTATGCTTTTATTCGCAATTGCGGATCGCAAAAAGAAGAAATCAGAGGAACAACCAGAAGAAGAGGTTGCACCAAAAGAGAAAAAGCAATTGTTTGGAAAGAAGCCTAAAGCTGAAGAAGCTGAGAAACCGAAAAAGACAAAAAAGAAAGAACCAACAAAAAAAAGAGGTCCACTAACGCAATATGAAACAAATTATGCGGAATATCAGTTGTCAAAGGCAGAGTGGCTAACAACGATCATTGCCGTTGCAGGTTTGTTCTTTTTAATTGGCATTGTCTTTTATCAAAATGCCATTGTTGGAATTCTCTTATCCGGGATTACGTTTTTTTCACCAAAGTTCCGCCGTGCCCAGTTGATCGTAAAGCGAAAAGAAGAGTTGAGTCTACAGTTTAAGCAGGCGCTCTATTCACTCTCTTCTTCACTTGCTGCTGGGAAATCGCTTGAAAACGCCTTTCGAGAGGTCGTTATCGATTTGAAGCTCTTATACCCAGATGAACGTACATATATCATTCGTGAATTTGAGCTCATCAATCGAAAGGTGGAAAATGGGACGCCAATTGAACGTGCTGTAGAAAATTTTGCTGTTCGTTCTGACATTGACGATATCCAAAACTTTTCTGATGTTATTACAACATGTAAACGAACTGGTGGAGACCTAGTCGAAGTTGTACGAAGAACATCAACCATTATTGGCGATAAGCTAGATATCCAACAGGAAATTACGGTCGTTGTATCACAGAAACGGTTAGAGTCGCGGATCTTAAACGTGGCACCATTTATAATGATTACGGCATTGTCGTTAGGTTCGCCCGATTATATGGCTCCACTGTATGAGTTTCCAGGTGGTGGGCCCTTTATTATGACGCTTGCCATTGGTGTGCTCGTGTTTAGTTACTGGCTCTCGCAAAAAATAATGAATATCAAGGTGTAG
- a CDS encoding type II secretion system F family protein: MYIYLGVVLFLLLLYLLFSSKAKKKYGGFVKEYEKDFQLTFMAPMALLIIEKIKFMERFPHQVTQLHQKIIRLYGNRQALDFTRMTLAQLASFSLVIFFMFTLLAAVNEGDHVLFGFGLFFACIVPPLMIKRIGDQIKKREEEIVLSLPEFVNKVTLLVNAGETVQKAMVHCVEQNKDEKNALYVELKDTVIRIRNNEPFTQALEQFSKNCAIQEVSVFTTTVLLNYRRGGSDFVVALRELARELWEKRKNIARQRGEQASSKLVFPMIFIFVAILVIVAYPALSIM; this comes from the coding sequence ATGTACATTTATTTAGGCGTTGTCCTCTTTTTGTTGCTTTTGTACCTTTTATTCTCTAGTAAGGCGAAAAAGAAATACGGTGGGTTTGTAAAAGAATACGAGAAGGATTTTCAGCTTACGTTTATGGCGCCGATGGCTCTACTCATCATCGAAAAAATCAAGTTTATGGAGCGGTTTCCGCACCAGGTTACACAGCTACACCAAAAGATTATTCGTCTTTACGGGAATCGGCAAGCCTTGGACTTTACCCGCATGACCTTAGCACAGTTGGCTTCCTTTTCCCTCGTTATCTTTTTCATGTTCACGCTCCTTGCAGCGGTGAATGAGGGGGATCATGTCCTGTTTGGCTTTGGCTTATTCTTTGCCTGTATTGTCCCACCACTGATGATTAAACGTATTGGTGATCAGATTAAAAAGCGTGAAGAAGAAATCGTGCTCTCGCTCCCGGAGTTTGTAAACAAAGTAACGCTTCTTGTCAATGCAGGGGAGACTGTGCAAAAAGCGATGGTGCATTGTGTTGAACAAAATAAAGATGAAAAAAATGCCTTATATGTGGAACTTAAAGACACGGTTATTCGTATAAGAAACAACGAGCCCTTTACCCAGGCGCTCGAGCAATTTAGTAAGAACTGTGCAATTCAGGAAGTGTCTGTCTTCACGACAACAGTGCTTCTAAACTATCGTCGCGGGGGCAGCGACTTTGTCGTTGCTTTAAGAGAACTGGCACGTGAGCTTTGGGAAAAGCGCAAAAACATTGCTAGGCAACGAGGGGAACAAGCCTCCTCGAAGTTAGTATTCCCAATGATTTTTATTTTCGTCGCCATTCTCGTTATCGTTGCTTACCCCGCATTATCAATCATGTAA